A section of the Asticcacaulis sp. EMRT-3 genome encodes:
- a CDS encoding GTP-binding protein, with translation MADTAPASQKTPVTVLTGYLGAGKTTLLNRILSENHGQKYAVIVNEFGEIGIDNDLIVGADEEVFEMNNGCVCCTVRGDLIRILSGLMKRKGKFDAIIVETTGLADPGPVAQTFFVDDEVKAKTYLDSVTALVDALHFEEALTSDRVVKEQVAFADHIILNKTDLVTPDKLDEIEARLKGLNPLARITRAERSGVDIKSLLNQHNFDLTKMAMIGHDDHDHDHDHHHHHDHGPAHGEAGHVHDEHCSHHINPIHDEEIKSVSLSSEKPIDGRLFTMWLDKLLAEKGVDILRAKGILNVQGEDKRLVFQAVHMILEGELQGAWKPDEKRVSRAVFIGRHLDEAALKAGFNATLMV, from the coding sequence ATGGCCGACACCGCTCCTGCTTCACAAAAAACCCCTGTCACCGTCCTGACCGGTTATCTCGGCGCGGGCAAGACGACCCTGCTCAATCGCATCCTGTCGGAAAATCACGGCCAGAAATACGCGGTCATCGTCAATGAGTTCGGCGAAATCGGCATCGATAACGACCTGATCGTCGGGGCCGATGAAGAAGTGTTCGAGATGAATAATGGCTGCGTGTGCTGCACGGTGCGCGGCGACCTGATCCGCATCCTGTCGGGCCTGATGAAACGCAAAGGGAAATTCGACGCCATTATCGTCGAGACGACCGGGCTTGCCGATCCCGGCCCGGTGGCTCAGACCTTCTTCGTCGATGATGAGGTCAAGGCGAAAACCTATCTCGATTCGGTGACGGCTCTGGTCGATGCCCTGCATTTCGAAGAAGCGCTGACCAGCGACCGCGTGGTCAAGGAACAGGTGGCCTTTGCCGACCATATCATTCTCAACAAGACCGATCTGGTGACGCCGGACAAGCTGGATGAGATCGAAGCGCGCCTGAAGGGCCTGAACCCGCTGGCCCGCATCACCCGCGCCGAGCGTTCGGGCGTTGACATCAAAAGCCTGCTCAATCAGCACAATTTCGACCTGACGAAGATGGCCATGATCGGCCACGACGATCATGATCATGACCACGATCATCACCACCACCATGATCATGGCCCGGCGCATGGCGAGGCCGGTCACGTTCATGATGAACATTGCAGCCACCACATCAATCCGATCCACGACGAAGAGATCAAATCGGTGTCGCTGAGCAGCGAAAAGCCGATTGATGGCCGTTTGTTTACGATGTGGCTCGATAAGCTGCTGGCTGAAAAGGGCGTCGATATTCTGCGCGCCAAGGGGATTCTGAATGTGCAGGGCGAGGACAAGCGGCTCGTCTTTCAGGCCGTCCACATGATCCTCGAAGGCGAGCTTCAGGGTGCATGGAAACCGGATGAAAAGCGCGTGTCGCGCGCCGTCTTTATCGGCCGTCACCTTGATGAGGCAGCGCTCAAGGCCGGTTTCAACGCCACCCTCATGGTGTGA
- a CDS encoding GNAT family N-acetyltransferase: MITRIQETGPESGHQPRRPSPHQVEASIETTRLSLTALRSDDLEDYIAIFAARDSARMSHGVPHPLPREAALARLTGMMATKQTHWAIRNEDERLIGVISLTRGTCGTGPDSQSFGPNLSIFIAPGQQGQGYALEAMHGLLRWVKKHHLHRIIHAAHFADNAASASLLVAGGFLYTGRRTLETSLAREGQCEALHMIRIL, from the coding sequence ATGATCACGCGCATTCAGGAAACCGGCCCCGAATCCGGCCATCAACCCCGTCGGCCTTCGCCACACCAGGTCGAGGCCAGCATCGAAACGACGCGCCTGAGCCTGACGGCCTTGCGCAGCGATGATCTCGAAGACTATATCGCCATCTTTGCGGCGCGCGATTCGGCGCGCATGAGCCACGGCGTGCCCCACCCCCTGCCGCGTGAGGCCGCCCTGGCGCGCCTGACCGGCATGATGGCGACGAAGCAGACCCACTGGGCCATCCGTAACGAAGACGAACGGCTGATCGGCGTGATCAGCCTGACGCGCGGCACCTGCGGCACCGGCCCCGATTCGCAGAGTTTCGGCCCGAATTTGAGCATCTTCATCGCACCCGGCCAGCAGGGTCAGGGCTATGCGCTGGAGGCGATGCACGGCCTGCTGCGCTGGGTCAAGAAGCACCATCTGCACCGCATCATTCATGCCGCGCATTTTGCCGACAATGCCGCCTCGGCCAGTCTGCTGGTGGCCGGCGGCTTCCTCTATACGGGCCGCCGCACGCTGGAGACATCTCTGGCGCGCGAAGGCCAGTGCGAGGCGCTGCATATGATAAGGATATTGTAG
- the rpmA gene encoding 50S ribosomal protein L27 gives MAHKKSGGSSRNGRDSEAKRLGVKRFGGEAVLAGNIIVRQRGTKFWPGTNCGLGRDHTLFATATGHVKFTTKRDNRCYVSILPMAQAAE, from the coding sequence ATGGCTCACAAAAAATCTGGCGGTTCATCCCGCAACGGCCGCGATTCAGAAGCCAAGCGCCTTGGCGTGAAGCGTTTCGGCGGCGAAGCTGTCCTCGCAGGCAACATCATTGTTCGCCAGCGCGGCACCAAGTTCTGGCCGGGCACCAATTGCGGCCTTGGCCGTGACCACACCCTGTTCGCCACGGCCACAGGTCATGTGAAGTTCACCACGAAGCGCGACAATCGCTGTTACGTGTCGATCCTTCCGATGGCGCAGGCCGCCGAATAA
- a CDS encoding nicotinate-nucleotide adenylyltransferase — MRSGALRPGFHLERGMKIGLFGGSFNPAHAGHAHVAETARGRLGLDRVIWLVSPQNPLKSRADTAPLAERIRQIAPFIGPRDVISDFETRIKASYTLDTLRALKARYPGVHFVWIMGGDSLAGFHRWRGWVQLMHMVPVVVVSRPGTLMKARFSPAAHRFARFRTPARAAPVLARRCAPAWTYLKGPLHSHSSSEIRGAIRAKASNI, encoded by the coding sequence ATGCGGTCAGGCGCGCTGCGTCCCGGCTTTCATCTTGAGCGCGGCATGAAGATCGGCCTGTTCGGCGGTTCGTTCAATCCGGCCCATGCCGGTCATGCCCATGTCGCCGAAACGGCGCGGGGGCGGCTGGGGCTGGATCGTGTCATCTGGCTGGTATCGCCGCAAAACCCGCTGAAAAGCCGGGCGGACACAGCACCTCTGGCCGAGCGCATCCGTCAGATCGCCCCCTTTATCGGCCCGCGTGACGTGATTTCAGATTTCGAAACGCGCATCAAGGCCAGCTATACGCTCGATACGCTGCGCGCCCTGAAAGCCCGCTATCCCGGCGTCCATTTTGTCTGGATCATGGGCGGCGATTCGCTGGCCGGTTTCCACCGCTGGCGCGGCTGGGTGCAGCTCATGCACATGGTGCCGGTGGTGGTGGTGTCGCGGCCCGGCACGCTGATGAAGGCGCGCTTTTCGCCCGCCGCCCACCGCTTCGCCCGTTTCCGCACACCGGCACGCGCCGCCCCCGTGCTGGCCCGCAGATGCGCCCCCGCCTGGACCTATCTGAAAGGCCCGCTGCACAGCCATTCCTCATCTGAGATCCGGGGCGCGATCCGGGCCAAGGCTTCAAATATCTAA
- the obgE gene encoding GTPase ObgE, producing the protein MKFLDQCKIYIRSGNGGAGAVSFRREKFIPNGGPDGGDGGKGGDVWIEAADGLNTLIDYRYQQHFKAKTGEHGKGRQMHGANADDLVLRVPVGTEVLDEDQDTLIVDMDEVGKRYLLGRGGNGGWGNTRFKGPVNQAPTFALPGQDGEERWVWLRLKLIADAGLVGLPNAGKSTFLAAASAARPKIADYPFTTLTPNLGVIDLGPEQRFVLADIPGLIEGASEGAGLGTRFLGHVERTKVLIHLIDGTQDNPVEAYKVIRHELAAYDPELAEKTELVVINKCDAIDADTRKKLAAKIKRASGQTPYLISGVSGEGVRDLLFTALDTIHQGRIKPTAADTAYTPWDN; encoded by the coding sequence ATGAAATTCCTCGATCAGTGCAAAATCTATATTCGTTCCGGTAATGGCGGCGCGGGTGCCGTCTCGTTCCGGCGCGAAAAGTTCATTCCCAATGGCGGGCCCGACGGCGGTGACGGCGGCAAGGGCGGCGATGTGTGGATCGAGGCCGCCGACGGGCTGAACACCCTGATCGATTATCGCTATCAGCAACATTTCAAGGCGAAAACCGGTGAACACGGCAAGGGCCGCCAGATGCACGGCGCCAATGCCGATGATCTGGTGCTGCGCGTGCCGGTCGGCACCGAGGTGCTGGATGAGGATCAGGACACCTTGATCGTCGATATGGACGAGGTCGGCAAACGCTATCTGCTTGGCCGCGGCGGCAATGGCGGCTGGGGCAATACCCGTTTTAAAGGCCCGGTCAATCAGGCCCCGACCTTCGCCCTGCCCGGTCAGGATGGCGAGGAGCGCTGGGTGTGGCTGCGCCTCAAACTGATCGCCGATGCCGGTCTGGTGGGCCTGCCCAATGCCGGTAAATCGACCTTTCTGGCCGCCGCCTCGGCCGCCAGACCCAAGATCGCCGACTATCCGTTCACCACCCTCACCCCCAATCTCGGCGTCATCGATCTGGGGCCTGAGCAGCGCTTCGTGCTGGCCGATATTCCCGGCCTGATCGAGGGTGCGTCCGAAGGTGCGGGGCTTGGCACGCGCTTTCTGGGCCATGTCGAGCGCACCAAGGTGCTGATCCACCTGATCGACGGCACGCAGGATAATCCGGTCGAGGCCTATAAGGTCATCCGTCACGAACTGGCGGCCTATGATCCCGAACTGGCCGAAAAGACCGAGCTGGTGGTGATCAACAAATGCGACGCCATCGACGCCGATACACGCAAAAAACTGGCCGCCAAAATCAAGCGCGCCTCCGGCCAGACCCCCTATCTGATTTCCGGCGTTTCGGGCGAAGGCGTGCGCGATCTTCTGTTCACGGCGCTGGACACCATCCATCAGGGCAGGATCAAGCCGACCGCCGCCGATACCGCCTATACCCCGTGGGATAACTGA
- a CDS encoding MarR family transcriptional regulator → MSDPPAENPDPAARMHETAAQLRALIGQFRRRLREESQINAFSEPQRVVLGHLAREGATTVTELARIAGMRPQSMGESVAALKTKGLVRGAPDPADGRQTLLSLTPAGEELIQLSRAARDDWLLRAIRSQLDTTEQGQLAALIPLLHRLLNPNS, encoded by the coding sequence ATGTCCGATCCGCCTGCCGAAAATCCTGATCCTGCCGCCCGGATGCACGAGACGGCGGCGCAATTGCGCGCCCTGATCGGCCAGTTTCGCCGCCGCCTGCGCGAAGAATCGCAGATCAACGCCTTCAGCGAACCGCAGCGCGTGGTTCTGGGCCATCTGGCCCGCGAAGGGGCCACCACCGTCACCGAACTGGCGCGCATCGCCGGTATGCGTCCGCAATCGATGGGCGAAAGCGTGGCGGCGCTGAAAACCAAGGGGCTGGTGCGCGGCGCGCCCGATCCCGCCGATGGCCGCCAGACCCTGTTATCGCTCACCCCTGCCGGTGAGGAACTGATCCAGCTCAGCCGCGCGGCGCGCGACGACTGGCTGCTGCGCGCCATCCGCTCACAACTCGATACAACCGAACAAGGCCAGTTGGCGGCTCTGATCCCGCTACTGCACCGTTTGCTAAACCCGAATAGCTGA
- a CDS encoding MFS transporter, whose translation MIGTFRALQHYNYRVWAIGAIVSNIGTWMQRVAQDWIVLVQLTHHNAQAVGLVMACQFGPQLLMLPLSGYIADHLDRRRTLIVTQGGMGLLALGLGLLTVTGLITLWEVYLFAFVQGCLAAIDAPARQTFVSELVDEVHLSNAVALNSTSFNGARMIGPAIAGLLIATVGTGWVFLINAVSFVAVLVAMGCLRVQDLHRRERPRVRGKLSEGFVYIWQRPDLKACLLMLLFLGTFGLNFPIFVSTMAVGVFHKGAGQFGLLTSCLAVGSVTGALLAARRARPRITLLLAGAGFFGAGMALAACMPSYGLFAPVLVIVGMSVQTFTTSTNSLMQLSTDPALRGRVMAIYVAVALGTTPVGGPIIGWAADHFGPRWAMVIGAGGGFCALLVGLRYLVVHRHARLVREDGRWRFQLDPEIILERSAF comes from the coding sequence GTGATCGGCACATTTCGCGCGCTCCAGCACTATAATTACCGCGTCTGGGCCATCGGGGCCATTGTGTCGAATATCGGCACATGGATGCAGCGCGTGGCGCAGGACTGGATCGTGCTGGTGCAGCTCACCCATCATAATGCCCAGGCGGTTGGTCTGGTCATGGCGTGTCAGTTCGGGCCGCAGCTTCTGATGCTGCCGCTATCGGGCTATATTGCCGATCATCTTGATCGCCGCCGCACCCTGATCGTTACGCAAGGCGGCATGGGTCTGCTGGCCCTTGGGCTGGGGCTTCTGACCGTCACCGGCCTGATCACCCTGTGGGAAGTCTATCTGTTCGCCTTCGTGCAGGGCTGCCTGGCCGCCATCGATGCCCCGGCGCGCCAGACCTTCGTGTCTGAGCTGGTCGATGAGGTGCATTTGTCGAACGCCGTGGCGCTCAACTCGACCTCGTTCAACGGCGCGCGCATGATCGGCCCCGCCATTGCCGGTTTGCTGATCGCCACGGTCGGCACGGGCTGGGTGTTCCTGATCAATGCCGTCTCCTTCGTGGCGGTGCTGGTGGCGATGGGCTGTCTGCGCGTTCAGGATCTGCACCGGCGCGAACGGCCACGGGTGCGCGGCAAGCTGTCGGAAGGCTTTGTCTATATCTGGCAGAGGCCCGATCTGAAGGCCTGCCTGCTGATGCTGTTATTCCTGGGCACATTCGGCCTCAATTTTCCGATTTTTGTTTCCACGATGGCGGTGGGTGTTTTCCACAAGGGGGCCGGGCAGTTCGGTCTTCTGACCTCGTGTCTGGCGGTGGGGTCGGTCACCGGCGCGCTGCTGGCGGCACGCAGGGCGCGGCCACGCATCACCCTGTTGCTGGCGGGGGCGGGCTTTTTCGGCGCAGGCATGGCTCTGGCTGCCTGTATGCCCAGCTATGGACTGTTCGCCCCCGTTCTGGTCATTGTCGGCATGTCGGTGCAGACCTTCACCACCAGCACCAACAGCCTGATGCAGCTCTCGACCGATCCGGCCTTACGCGGTCGCGTCATGGCCATCTATGTGGCGGTGGCGCTCGGCACCACGCCGGTGGGCGGGCCGATTATCGGCTGGGCCGCCGACCATTTCGGGCCGCGCTGGGCGATGGTGATCGGCGCGGGTGGCGGCTTCTGCGCCCTGCTGGTGGGGCTGCGTTATCTGGTTGTTCATCGTCATGCGCGGCTTGTGCGCGAAGACGGGCGCTGGCGTTTTCAACTCGATCCAGAGATAATATTAGAGCGGTCTGCATTCTGA
- a CDS encoding WD40 repeat domain-containing protein codes for MTFAYSKSFDAYVVATLFDALDEPIAALGDGRIVFPDADAVFDAHPDAAILCAVVHPTGLGVISGGDDGRVVWTTKDTGPVELAHHKGAWIDAIAAAPEGQLVAYAAAKKAYVLDLLKKDTKTFAHEHSVSGLCFDPKGRKLYCATYNGVVVWYARIGDQKPQKLNWAGSHTSIAMAPSGEFLVTAMQENALHGWRLKDSKDMRMGGYPAKIKSMQFFARGKLLATSGAMGAVVWPFLKANGPMGEEASEINPDESTLVSVVAGAPEDTLMAAGTEDGRVWLAELQSTGIDWVKAEKGSPITALALSGEANRLLIGDEDGMVYIFESAV; via the coding sequence ATGACCTTTGCCTATTCCAAATCCTTCGACGCCTATGTCGTCGCCACCCTGTTCGATGCGCTGGATGAGCCGATAGCGGCGCTGGGCGATGGCCGCATCGTCTTCCCCGACGCCGATGCGGTGTTCGACGCCCATCCCGATGCCGCTATCCTGTGTGCGGTGGTGCATCCCACCGGCCTTGGCGTGATCAGCGGCGGCGATGATGGCCGCGTGGTGTGGACGACGAAGGACACCGGCCCCGTCGAACTGGCGCATCACAAGGGCGCGTGGATCGACGCCATTGCCGCCGCGCCGGAAGGCCAGCTCGTCGCCTATGCGGCCGCCAAGAAGGCCTATGTGCTGGATCTGTTGAAAAAAGACACGAAAACCTTTGCGCATGAGCATAGCGTATCGGGCCTGTGCTTCGATCCCAAGGGCCGCAAGCTCTATTGCGCCACCTATAATGGCGTGGTGGTCTGGTATGCGCGCATTGGCGACCAGAAGCCGCAAAAGCTCAACTGGGCCGGATCGCACACATCTATCGCTATGGCGCCGTCGGGTGAGTTCCTCGTCACCGCCATGCAGGAAAACGCCCTGCACGGCTGGCGACTGAAGGATTCCAAGGATATGCGCATGGGCGGCTATCCGGCCAAGATCAAATCCATGCAGTTCTTCGCCAGGGGCAAGCTTCTGGCCACGTCGGGGGCGATGGGGGCGGTGGTCTGGCCGTTCCTGAAAGCCAATGGGCCGATGGGCGAGGAGGCTTCCGAGATCAATCCGGACGAATCGACTCTGGTGTCGGTGGTGGCGGGTGCGCCCGAAGACACCTTGATGGCGGCGGGCACCGAAGATGGCCGCGTCTGGCTGGCCGAACTGCAATCGACCGGCATTGACTGGGTGAAGGCTGAAAAGGGCAGTCCGATCACGGCTCTGGCCCTGTCCGGTGAAGCCAATCGCCTGCTGATTGGCGATGAGGATGGAATGGTCTATATCTTCGAATCCGCGGTCTAG
- a CDS encoding isochorismatase family protein, translating into MTVTTLDAQTALIVVDLQKGITAYPTAHPIAGVIEKAAQLTEAFRRKGLPVVLVNVTGGAPGRSETPRPPRDFPADFADLVPELNPQASDHLVTKRTWGAFTGTGLGDILAKAGVTQVVICGVATSIGVESTARFAHEAGLNVTLASDAMTDMQAEAHQNSVARIFPRLGETGTVAEILALLE; encoded by the coding sequence ATGACCGTCACCACCCTTGATGCCCAAACCGCCCTGATCGTCGTTGATCTGCAAAAAGGCATTACCGCCTATCCGACCGCCCACCCGATTGCCGGGGTGATCGAAAAGGCCGCCCAACTGACAGAGGCCTTTCGCCGCAAGGGCCTGCCGGTGGTGCTGGTCAATGTGACCGGGGGCGCGCCCGGCCGTAGCGAAACGCCGCGTCCGCCGCGTGACTTTCCGGCTGATTTCGCTGACCTTGTGCCCGAACTGAACCCACAGGCTTCCGATCATCTGGTCACCAAGCGCACCTGGGGCGCCTTCACCGGCACCGGCCTTGGCGACATATTGGCAAAGGCGGGCGTCACTCAGGTGGTGATCTGCGGCGTGGCCACCTCCATCGGCGTTGAATCGACGGCGCGCTTTGCCCATGAGGCGGGCCTGAACGTCACACTGGCCAGCGACGCCATGACCGATATGCAGGCCGAGGCGCACCAAAACAGCGTCGCGCGCATCTTCCCGCGGCTGGGCGAAACCGGCACGGTGGCGGAGATTCTGGCCCTGCTGGAATAG
- the rsfS gene encoding ribosome silencing factor, producing the protein MAEDAASGDESEGLLPLESLIVERLDDDKAQDIVCIDLKGKSSVADTLIIASGRSHRHVGALADHVLRALKDSGFGKAKVEGLPTCDWVLIDAGDVVVHIFRPEVRSFYNIEKIWSLAAEGVGHTIEA; encoded by the coding sequence CTGGCTGAGGACGCCGCCTCCGGTGACGAATCCGAAGGCCTTTTGCCGCTTGAAAGCCTGATCGTCGAACGTCTTGACGACGACAAGGCGCAGGACATTGTCTGCATCGATCTGAAGGGCAAGTCCTCGGTGGCCGACACGCTGATCATCGCCTCAGGCCGTTCGCATCGCCACGTCGGCGCCCTGGCCGACCATGTGCTGCGCGCCCTGAAGGATTCCGGTTTCGGCAAGGCCAAGGTCGAAGGCCTGCCCACCTGCGACTGGGTGCTGATCGACGCCGGTGACGTGGTCGTGCATATCTTCCGCCCCGAAGTGCGCAGCTTCTACAATATCGAGAAGATCTGGTCGCTGGCGGCAGAAGGTGTGGGCCACACGATCGAAGCCTGA
- the rplU gene encoding 50S ribosomal protein L21, producing MYAVIKTGGKQYRVSAGDLIRVEKLEGEAGAAVKFNEVLMLGDVAGAVVGSPLVDGAVVEATLIETRKGEKVRIFKKTRRQGYRRTTGHRQFESVLRVTGINGAGKSAAWEGEVSLTTKAELNARARNLAPRNLGAAIETPVIEAAPAAEAPAKKKAAPKKKAEATADTGEA from the coding sequence ATGTACGCGGTCATCAAAACGGGTGGTAAGCAATATCGTGTTTCGGCAGGCGATCTGATCAGGGTCGAAAAGCTGGAAGGCGAAGCGGGCGCCGCCGTGAAGTTCAACGAAGTGCTGATGCTCGGCGATGTGGCTGGCGCAGTTGTCGGCAGTCCTCTGGTGGATGGCGCCGTGGTCGAAGCCACCCTGATCGAAACCCGCAAGGGCGAGAAGGTGCGTATCTTCAAGAAGACGCGCCGTCAGGGCTATCGCCGCACCACCGGCCACCGCCAGTTCGAATCGGTTCTGCGCGTCACCGGCATCAATGGTGCTGGCAAGTCGGCGGCATGGGAAGGCGAAGTTTCGCTGACCACCAAGGCCGAGCTGAATGCCCGCGCCCGTAACCTGGCCCCGCGTAATTTGGGCGCTGCGATCGAAACGCCTGTGATCGAAGCTGCCCCGGCTGCCGAAGCCCCCGCCAAGAAGAAGGCTGCGCCGAAGAAAAAGGCCGAAGCCACCGCCGATACCGGCGAAGCGTAA